A genomic region of Catalinimonas niigatensis contains the following coding sequences:
- a CDS encoding 3-keto-disaccharide hydrolase produces MKKTSYLAFTLAFGLFACQQPTDNNTAENTTTPEGGAVATTNEEAEFQPLFDGESLDGWKIHGTEKWYVEDGQIICESGPDAAYGYLATDKSYKDFILELEFKQEADGNSGVFLRSSLDGTKISGWQVEVAPPGNDTGGIYESYGRGWLEQIPEEKEDILKMGEWNKMRIEVMGDKVSTYLNGEEMVVLEDEKIGEANGSIALQIHDGGGIKVRWRNLQVKEM; encoded by the coding sequence ATGAAAAAAACAAGCTATTTAGCATTCACTCTGGCGTTTGGCTTATTTGCCTGCCAACAACCTACTGATAACAATACTGCGGAAAACACCACCACTCCAGAAGGTGGAGCAGTAGCTACTACTAATGAAGAAGCTGAATTTCAGCCGCTTTTTGATGGTGAGAGTTTGGATGGGTGGAAAATTCACGGCACTGAAAAATGGTACGTAGAGGATGGCCAGATCATTTGCGAAAGCGGTCCTGATGCTGCCTATGGGTATCTGGCTACCGACAAATCCTATAAAGATTTTATATTGGAACTGGAATTTAAGCAGGAAGCTGATGGTAATAGCGGAGTGTTTTTACGTTCTTCTCTGGATGGCACCAAAATCAGTGGATGGCAGGTAGAAGTAGCCCCTCCCGGTAACGATACCGGTGGTATTTATGAGTCATACGGTCGTGGGTGGCTGGAGCAAATTCCTGAAGAGAAAGAAGACATCCTGAAAATGGGCGAATGGAACAAGATGCGCATAGAGGTGATGGGTGATAAAGTAAGTACTTATCTCAATGGAGAAGAGATGGTAGTGCTGGAAGATGAGAAAATTGGTGAGGCCAATGGCTCTATCGCTTTACAGATACACGATGGTGGCGGTATTAAAGTGCGCTGGAGAAATTTGCAAGTCAAAGAAATGTAG
- a CDS encoding M23 family metallopeptidase, with product MRFIIDRLYILGIVFIIAACSSSKKLDQFFTKTSPYEKYLQSLKKNELDQTALGADWLKAGELSLQDSLLIELPYHETGYFPPEKPKAVNLRYPVREGQQVYVTLEALAQPEAIFFLDIFSVENDTILELMHSADSLPQLQYEVEENGWHAVRIQPELLRGGAYTLNISFQPSLSFPVSGINSKAVGSFFGAPRDGGKRSHKGIDIFAPKGTPVLAVTNGVVGHRMESGLGGKVVWLNSQERGFRLYYAHLDSQAVSPGQRISVGDTLGFVGNTGNARTTPPHLHFGVYRMGRGAVDPYPYVHALLKEEPVLAADPSEVGIAVRTKAESSNVRRSPTTESEVLDNIPQHTLLHIEGKSNRWYRITLPDSQKGYIHESLIESLEEPTQQLALSAEDQFYLDDPYGSQSVNGDWIAGQTEVLAAYDSLLFVRTKEGYHGWVEVAK from the coding sequence ATGCGATTCATCATTGATAGATTATATATACTTGGAATTGTGTTCATTATCGCTGCCTGTAGCAGCAGCAAAAAGCTGGATCAGTTCTTCACGAAAACCTCTCCATACGAAAAATACCTGCAAAGTCTGAAAAAAAATGAACTGGACCAGACTGCCCTGGGTGCTGACTGGTTGAAAGCCGGAGAACTTAGCCTTCAGGATTCTCTCCTCATAGAGTTGCCCTACCATGAGACAGGCTACTTTCCTCCGGAAAAACCAAAGGCAGTGAATTTGAGGTATCCGGTGCGCGAGGGACAACAAGTATATGTTACACTTGAGGCCCTGGCCCAACCGGAAGCCATATTTTTCCTAGATATTTTTTCAGTAGAAAACGATACCATTCTGGAATTGATGCACTCTGCCGACAGCTTGCCTCAACTCCAGTACGAAGTAGAGGAGAATGGCTGGCATGCGGTGCGCATACAACCTGAATTGCTTCGGGGTGGAGCTTATACTTTGAACATTAGTTTTCAACCCTCTCTTTCTTTTCCGGTAAGCGGGATCAACAGCAAAGCGGTAGGTAGCTTTTTTGGTGCTCCCCGGGATGGAGGCAAAAGAAGTCATAAAGGGATTGATATCTTTGCGCCTAAAGGAACGCCGGTACTGGCAGTGACAAATGGAGTGGTAGGACATAGAATGGAAAGTGGACTGGGAGGGAAAGTAGTATGGCTCAACAGTCAGGAGAGAGGTTTCAGGCTTTATTACGCTCATCTGGATAGCCAGGCGGTAAGTCCCGGTCAGAGGATCAGTGTAGGGGATACACTGGGTTTTGTAGGCAATACCGGCAATGCACGCACTACTCCGCCCCACCTGCATTTCGGTGTATATAGAATGGGCAGGGGGGCGGTAGATCCTTATCCCTATGTGCATGCGCTGCTGAAAGAAGAGCCTGTGCTGGCCGCTGATCCTTCTGAAGTAGGGATTGCCGTACGCACCAAAGCTGAATCATCCAATGTTCGAAGGTCGCCTACCACCGAATCGGAAGTGCTTGATAACATTCCGCAACATACCCTGTTGCACATAGAGGGCAAAAGTAACCGCTGGTATCGCATCACTTTACCTGACTCCCAAAAAGGGTACATTCATGAGAGCCTGATAGAATCTTTAGAGGAGCCTACTCAGCAGTTAGCTCTGAGTGCCGAAGATCAGTTTTACCTTGATGATCCCTACGGCAGCCAGAGCGTCAATGGCGATTGGATTGCCGGTCAGACAGAAGTATTGGCCGCCTACGATTCATTGCTGTTTGTGAGGACAAAGGAAGGCTATCACGGCTGGGTAGAGGTGGCCAAATGA
- a CDS encoding VOC family protein yields the protein MLQLKSVHHIAIICTDYPKSKHFYTEILGLQLIREVYREKRQSYKLDLALNDQYVIELFSFPNPPARPSRPEATGLRHLAFEVENVEEAVQALKEQGVECEAIRVDQFTKKRFTFFADPDGLPLELYEK from the coding sequence ATGCTTCAACTCAAGAGTGTACACCATATCGCCATCATCTGTACGGACTATCCAAAGTCCAAACATTTTTATACTGAGATTTTAGGCCTTCAGTTAATACGGGAAGTATATCGTGAAAAACGGCAGTCTTATAAACTGGATCTTGCCCTTAACGACCAGTATGTGATAGAACTATTTTCTTTCCCTAATCCTCCGGCTCGCCCCAGCCGACCGGAAGCTACGGGCCTGAGACATCTGGCTTTTGAGGTTGAGAATGTGGAAGAAGCCGTTCAAGCTCTAAAAGAGCAAGGCGTAGAATGTGAAGCGATAAGAGTAGATCAGTTTACCAAAAAGCGTTTCACTTTCTTTGCTGACCCGGATGGTTTGCCTCTTGAACTATACGAAAAATGA
- the nagB gene encoding glucosamine-6-phosphate deaminase produces the protein MDQATALEKQFEKIPTSIFEDSEIASKEIAKTIRDLIVEKQQKGENAVLGLATGSSPTRVYEELVRMHQEEGLSFKNVITFNLDEYYPIEPDKLQSYVRFMREYLFDHVDIDPKNYNIPDGTIPIEKISEYCVAYENKIKEAGGIDIQLLGIGGTGHIGFNEPGSREMSRTRLITLDKITRIAAASDFFGEEFVPRRAITMGVQTIMESRQIILMAWGEGKSSVIQKAVEGHITDQIPATFLQDHANAQIIIDEAAAAGLTRIKTPWLVGPCHWDRKLTRKAVVWLCEKVNKPVLKLTPEDYNENGMSDLIADHGPAYDINIRIFNELQHTITGWPGGKPNADDSQRPERAQPFPKRVLIFSPHPDDDVISMGGTLLRLVDQGHDVHVAYQTSGNIAVFDEDALRFADFAKDFKEAFDLQDEKVNALFNEVFKATESKLPGEADPRPVQLIKGLIRRGEAKAACRYCGISEDNYYFMDMPFYETGKVRKKPLGEEDIQITVDLLRKVKPHQIYAAGDLSDPHGTHRVCLNAIMQAVERLKHENWMKDCYIWLYRGAWQEWDIHQIEMAVPISPVELMRKRRAVFKHQSQKDRPLFPGSDPREFWQRAEDRNKGTADAYDRLGLAEYEAMEAFVRYHF, from the coding sequence ATGGACCAAGCTACTGCATTAGAAAAGCAATTTGAAAAGATTCCTACCAGCATTTTTGAGGATTCTGAGATAGCATCCAAAGAAATTGCCAAAACCATCCGTGACCTCATCGTTGAGAAGCAGCAAAAAGGTGAAAATGCCGTATTAGGTTTGGCTACTGGCTCTTCACCTACCCGAGTGTACGAAGAACTAGTTAGAATGCATCAAGAGGAAGGCCTTAGCTTCAAAAATGTCATTACTTTTAACCTGGATGAGTATTATCCCATTGAACCGGACAAACTTCAAAGTTATGTCCGCTTTATGAGAGAATATCTATTTGACCATGTAGACATTGACCCCAAAAATTATAATATTCCTGATGGTACTATTCCTATTGAGAAAATCAGTGAGTACTGCGTAGCTTATGAGAATAAAATCAAAGAAGCAGGAGGTATTGATATCCAGTTGTTAGGTATCGGTGGTACAGGACATATCGGGTTTAATGAACCGGGTTCAAGAGAGATGTCCCGCACCCGTTTGATTACACTGGATAAAATTACCCGTATTGCTGCTGCCAGCGACTTCTTTGGAGAAGAATTTGTACCTCGCAGAGCAATCACGATGGGAGTGCAAACTATTATGGAATCTCGCCAGATCATTCTGATGGCCTGGGGTGAAGGTAAGTCTTCAGTGATACAAAAAGCAGTAGAAGGCCATATTACTGATCAGATTCCTGCCACTTTCTTACAAGATCACGCTAATGCGCAGATTATTATAGATGAAGCAGCCGCCGCCGGACTGACCCGTATCAAAACTCCCTGGCTGGTAGGCCCTTGCCATTGGGATCGGAAGCTTACCCGCAAAGCAGTAGTATGGTTGTGTGAAAAAGTAAACAAGCCGGTATTGAAGCTAACGCCTGAAGATTACAATGAGAATGGTATGAGTGATCTCATTGCTGATCATGGTCCGGCTTATGATATCAATATTCGTATATTTAATGAGTTGCAGCATACCATCACCGGTTGGCCGGGTGGTAAACCCAACGCCGACGATAGCCAGCGTCCGGAAAGGGCACAACCTTTCCCCAAGAGGGTACTTATCTTCAGCCCTCACCCTGATGATGATGTCATTTCTATGGGAGGTACTTTACTCCGCCTGGTAGATCAGGGGCACGATGTACATGTAGCCTATCAGACCTCCGGAAATATTGCTGTCTTTGATGAAGATGCCCTTCGCTTTGCCGATTTTGCCAAAGACTTCAAAGAAGCATTTGACCTGCAAGATGAAAAAGTAAATGCTTTATTTAATGAAGTGTTTAAAGCGACCGAAAGTAAGCTGCCCGGTGAGGCTGACCCTCGCCCGGTACAGTTGATCAAAGGCTTGATCCGTCGTGGTGAAGCCAAAGCGGCCTGTCGCTACTGTGGCATCTCCGAAGATAATTACTATTTTATGGACATGCCCTTCTACGAAACCGGCAAAGTACGTAAGAAGCCATTAGGGGAAGAAGATATCCAGATCACAGTAGATTTGTTAAGGAAGGTGAAGCCCCATCAGATCTATGCGGCCGGTGACCTTTCTGATCCTCATGGCACACACCGTGTCTGCCTGAATGCAATTATGCAGGCAGTAGAACGGCTGAAACATGAAAACTGGATGAAAGACTGCTATATATGGTTATACCGCGGTGCCTGGCAGGAGTGGGATATCCATCAGATTGAGATGGCAGTGCCTATCAGCCCGGTAGAATTAATGAGAAAACGTCGGGCAGTGTTCAAGCATCAGTCTCAAAAAGATCGTCCATTGTTCCCAGGTTCAGATCCCAGAGAGTTCTGGCAGCGTGCTGAAGATCGTAATAAAGGCACTGCCGATGCTTATGATAGGTTAGGGCTGGCGGAATATGAGGCGATGGAAGCTTTTGTGAGATATCATTTCTAG
- a CDS encoding putative sugar nucleotidyl transferase, with translation MHLIFFDTPVIRDNLKPFTFTRPMAEIRVGILTIAEKWRKRLELHAQEHAYITETYLQKKYPFNIADDNLLINASVCPDISVQKAVTQLASGHILKQGNLIIAARISADALRALDNHYALSFLQVHEQLMNRVAAYPSVQYTESLTLITQPWHIFLQNGEQIKVDFDLLTQNRKSAAIADPYTIVYGNPQNIFIEEGVSVRASILNAETGPIYLGKNATIHENAVIKGPFAMLEGAHVNIGSKIREATTIGPHSKLGGEVKNVVVFGNSNKGHEGFLGNSVIGEWCNFGADTNASNLKNNYKHVSMWNYGTHRYEDTGELFCGLMMGDHSKCGINTMFNTGTVVGVFANIFGTGYPEKFIPSFSWGGIGESSIYQIEKALEVAHHVLQRRGLQLSEAEVDILKHIYEYRSSELEK, from the coding sequence ATGCATCTCATTTTTTTTGATACACCCGTTATAAGAGATAATCTAAAGCCATTTACGTTTACCCGACCTATGGCAGAAATCCGTGTGGGCATCCTTACCATAGCAGAGAAATGGAGGAAACGCTTGGAACTACACGCCCAGGAGCATGCTTACATTACTGAAACTTATCTGCAAAAAAAATATCCATTCAATATTGCTGATGATAACTTGCTGATCAACGCCAGTGTCTGCCCGGATATTTCTGTGCAGAAAGCAGTTACCCAGCTTGCATCAGGACATATACTAAAGCAGGGTAATCTGATTATTGCAGCGCGTATCTCGGCTGATGCGCTGAGGGCTTTAGATAATCACTATGCTTTATCCTTTCTGCAAGTACATGAGCAGTTGATGAACAGAGTGGCCGCTTATCCCTCTGTGCAGTACACTGAGTCTTTGACCCTGATTACTCAGCCCTGGCATATTTTTCTACAGAATGGGGAGCAAATCAAAGTAGATTTTGACCTGCTTACTCAAAATAGAAAATCTGCTGCAATCGCTGACCCTTATACAATCGTGTACGGAAACCCACAGAATATCTTTATTGAAGAAGGTGTCTCTGTCAGGGCATCTATTCTCAATGCTGAAACAGGACCCATTTATCTGGGCAAAAACGCAACCATCCATGAAAACGCTGTCATCAAAGGCCCCTTTGCTATGCTGGAAGGAGCGCATGTCAATATCGGGAGCAAGATCAGAGAAGCTACAACCATTGGACCTCATTCCAAGTTGGGAGGAGAGGTAAAGAACGTAGTGGTATTTGGTAATAGCAACAAAGGACATGAGGGCTTTCTGGGTAATTCAGTGATAGGAGAGTGGTGCAATTTTGGTGCAGATACCAATGCCTCTAATCTAAAGAATAATTATAAGCATGTCAGCATGTGGAATTACGGCACGCATCGCTATGAAGACACAGGAGAGCTCTTTTGCGGACTGATGATGGGCGATCACAGCAAATGTGGGATCAATACCATGTTTAATACAGGCACGGTAGTCGGCGTATTTGCCAATATTTTTGGTACCGGATATCCAGAGAAATTTATTCCCAGTTTTAGCTGGGGCGGAATTGGAGAAAGTAGCATTTATCAGATAGAAAAAGCTTTAGAAGTGGCACATCATGTACTCCAGAGGCGTGGTCTACAGCTTTCAGAAGCTGAAGTTGATATACTCAAACATATTTATGAGTATCGTAGTAGTGAGCTTGAAAAATAA
- a CDS encoding sigma-70 family RNA polymerase sigma factor, protein MSQTQTISLYQPLLYAIALRMVGSLQDAEDIVQDTFVKWLTIDHEKVENTKAYLIRTVTNNCINHLNSFRKKKSEYFSNLKNSELLEKYRDFELPRFDLENELSEALVLLHKKLEPIEKGIYLLREVFDFEYEDLQEIFGKKKENCRQLFSRAKEKLHQENIKKSETENQPLQLLESFKKACNFGQLSEFVNQISQEVNKFTLQKK, encoded by the coding sequence TTGAGCCAAACACAAACCATATCGCTTTATCAGCCTTTGCTGTATGCCATCGCCCTGCGTATGGTAGGGTCGTTGCAGGATGCAGAAGATATTGTGCAGGACACTTTTGTGAAATGGCTCACCATTGACCATGAAAAGGTAGAGAATACCAAAGCCTATCTGATCCGCACGGTCACCAACAATTGTATCAATCATCTTAATTCTTTTCGCAAAAAAAAGAGCGAGTATTTCAGTAATCTTAAGAATAGTGAGTTGCTGGAGAAATACCGTGATTTTGAACTTCCTCGCTTTGATCTGGAAAATGAACTTTCTGAAGCCCTTGTACTGCTCCATAAAAAACTGGAGCCAATAGAAAAAGGAATTTATCTGCTTCGCGAAGTGTTTGACTTTGAATACGAAGATCTGCAGGAAATTTTCGGCAAGAAAAAAGAAAACTGCCGTCAATTATTCTCCAGAGCCAAAGAAAAACTTCATCAGGAAAATATAAAAAAATCTGAAACAGAAAATCAACCCCTTCAACTTCTGGAGAGCTTTAAAAAAGCCTGCAACTTTGGTCAGTTATCGGAATTTGTGAACCAGATCAGCCAGGAGGTCAATAAGTTTACGCTACAAAAAAAGTAA
- the glmS gene encoding glutamine--fructose-6-phosphate transaminase (isomerizing): MCGIVAYIGHRQAHEVVIKGLKRLEYRGYDSAGIALANGSLSVYKKKGKVSELEDHLKNELTPEQLHSHIGMGHTRWATHGVPNDVNAHPHYSGNSKLAIIHNGIIENYDALKKELLQKGHQFKSETDTEVLVHFIEDVKQHNGFTLEEAVRIALKRVVGAYAIVVMSEDHPGTLIAARKGSPLVLGLGKEEFFFASDATPIVEYANDVVYLNDDEVCVVQDGQFHIKDLNDVPTDPYIHTIDIELEAIEKGGYDSFMLKEIHEQPKSISDCMRGRLNAETGTLMMGGIREHIDDLVNAKRIVIVACGTSWHAGLVAEYILEDLCRIPVEVEYASEFRYRNPVIHPGDVVIAISQSGETADTLAAVELAKSKGAIVLGVCNAVGSSIARASHAGSYTHAGPEIGVASTKAFTAQLTVLTMFALLIGKSKGTLSEEVYRNLIKELSLIPQKVEKALQLNEQVEYISQIYKDAKNAIYLGRGHNFPVALEGALKLKEISYIHAEGYPAAEMKHGPIALIDEEMPVVFIATQDGSYEKVVSNIQEVKARKGQVIAIVTEGDTQIAEMADHILEVPKADQQLMPLISVIPLQLLSYHIAVLRGCNVDQPRNLAKSVTVE, translated from the coding sequence ATGTGTGGAATTGTCGCTTATATCGGTCATCGTCAGGCGCATGAAGTAGTGATCAAAGGCCTCAAACGTCTTGAATATCGTGGATACGATAGTGCAGGTATAGCTTTGGCAAACGGAAGCTTAAGTGTGTACAAAAAGAAAGGTAAAGTTTCCGAGCTTGAAGATCACTTAAAGAATGAGCTAACTCCTGAGCAGCTTCATAGCCATATAGGCATGGGGCATACTCGCTGGGCTACCCATGGTGTGCCTAATGATGTAAATGCTCACCCGCATTATTCTGGTAATAGTAAACTGGCTATCATCCACAACGGGATTATAGAAAACTACGATGCGTTGAAAAAAGAGCTTCTTCAAAAAGGTCATCAGTTCAAAAGTGAAACAGATACCGAAGTATTGGTACACTTTATAGAAGATGTGAAGCAGCATAATGGCTTTACTTTAGAAGAGGCTGTAAGGATTGCACTTAAGCGTGTGGTAGGTGCCTACGCCATTGTAGTGATGTCAGAAGACCATCCCGGTACGCTCATCGCTGCACGCAAAGGCAGTCCGCTGGTGCTTGGTTTGGGTAAAGAAGAATTTTTCTTTGCTTCGGACGCCACCCCGATTGTGGAATATGCCAATGATGTGGTTTATCTCAATGACGATGAAGTTTGTGTAGTACAGGATGGACAGTTCCATATCAAAGATCTCAATGACGTACCAACCGATCCTTATATTCATACCATTGACATTGAGCTGGAAGCCATAGAGAAGGGTGGATATGATTCTTTTATGCTAAAAGAAATTCATGAGCAGCCTAAATCCATCAGCGACTGCATGCGGGGTCGTCTTAATGCGGAGACGGGTACCTTGATGATGGGCGGTATTCGTGAGCATATTGATGATTTGGTGAATGCCAAGCGTATCGTTATTGTAGCCTGTGGTACTTCCTGGCATGCCGGATTGGTGGCCGAATATATTTTAGAAGATTTATGCCGCATTCCGGTAGAGGTGGAATATGCTTCGGAATTCCGTTATCGTAATCCTGTCATTCATCCCGGAGATGTGGTTATCGCTATTTCACAGTCGGGTGAAACAGCAGATACCCTGGCAGCGGTAGAATTGGCTAAAAGTAAGGGCGCTATAGTATTGGGAGTATGCAATGCCGTAGGATCTTCAATTGCCAGGGCTTCGCATGCAGGTTCTTACACCCATGCCGGTCCGGAAATTGGGGTAGCCAGTACCAAAGCTTTTACTGCGCAACTTACCGTACTAACCATGTTTGCCTTGCTGATTGGCAAAAGTAAAGGCACTTTGAGCGAAGAAGTTTATAGAAATTTGATCAAAGAATTGAGCCTGATTCCTCAAAAGGTAGAAAAAGCGCTTCAACTTAACGAACAGGTAGAATATATTTCTCAGATATACAAAGATGCTAAAAATGCAATTTATCTGGGACGCGGCCATAATTTCCCGGTGGCGCTTGAGGGCGCGTTAAAGCTAAAGGAGATTTCCTACATCCATGCAGAGGGCTATCCTGCTGCAGAAATGAAACATGGTCCTATCGCATTGATAGATGAAGAGATGCCGGTGGTTTTTATTGCTACACAGGATGGCTCCTATGAAAAAGTGGTATCCAACATACAGGAAGTAAAGGCAAGAAAAGGCCAGGTCATCGCCATTGTTACTGAAGGCGACACGCAAATTGCTGAGATGGCAGATCATATATTGGAGGTTCCTAAAGCAGATCAGCAATTGATGCCCCTTATTTCTGTTATTCCTCTACAATTACTTTCTTACCATATTGCAGTATTGAGAGGATGTAACGTAGACCAACCCAGAAACTTAGCCAAATCTGTAACAGTTGAGTAG
- a CDS encoding class I SAM-dependent methyltransferase codes for MRRINEAHTFFTSFTNTKARKFVQEILKKNYAEAIMVHHPEAHLLEKEDVTDKCQYLVDSVFQRIEEIQASPEELFPLFAQLSRNKQPRDKIWFDEFLQAYQFYKHQRKLNRRYEKIKNYLHGSSYCDIGCGGGDFVAFLKHYHQPFQQVAGIDVMDWRTEAVKEEIGFQMLDFSQPDTFSKVKYDTMSCLAVLHHVGNTDEAQGIFLQNIRKSLSEGGRLIIEEDVILPEDELLRHQEYQEQIQQLKEYQINLSDFLQFDYATQKDCIILIDFLANALAVGVPEMAFPCGFRSIEAWTDILENNGFSISKVKIAGFVPGNFNQSSHVYFVLNKK; via the coding sequence ATGAGAAGAATCAATGAAGCCCATACTTTCTTCACATCGTTTACCAATACTAAGGCCAGAAAGTTTGTACAGGAGATACTAAAAAAGAATTATGCAGAAGCAATCATGGTGCATCATCCTGAAGCTCATCTGCTTGAAAAGGAAGATGTAACCGACAAATGCCAGTATCTGGTTGACTCCGTTTTTCAGAGAATTGAAGAGATACAGGCTTCTCCCGAGGAGCTTTTTCCTCTCTTTGCCCAGCTTTCGCGAAATAAACAGCCTCGCGATAAAATTTGGTTTGATGAATTTTTACAAGCTTACCAATTTTATAAGCATCAGCGGAAATTAAACAGGCGCTACGAAAAAATAAAAAACTATTTGCATGGCTCTTCCTATTGCGATATTGGCTGTGGAGGAGGTGATTTTGTGGCTTTTCTAAAGCATTATCATCAGCCCTTTCAGCAAGTAGCCGGTATTGATGTGATGGACTGGCGCACTGAGGCAGTCAAAGAAGAAATTGGCTTTCAGATGCTTGATTTTAGCCAGCCAGATACTTTTAGTAAGGTGAAGTACGATACTATGAGTTGTCTGGCTGTACTGCATCATGTAGGCAATACCGATGAAGCGCAAGGGATATTCTTACAGAATATTAGAAAGTCACTGTCTGAAGGTGGAAGGCTGATCATTGAAGAAGATGTAATTCTGCCTGAGGATGAACTCTTGCGACATCAGGAGTATCAGGAGCAGATACAGCAACTGAAAGAGTATCAGATAAATCTTTCGGACTTTCTTCAGTTTGATTATGCAACACAAAAAGACTGCATTATTCTGATAGATTTTCTGGCCAATGCCCTGGCAGTAGGCGTGCCTGAGATGGCTTTTCCCTGTGGTTTTCGCAGTATAGAAGCATGGACAGACATATTGGAAAATAATGGATTTTCTATCAGCAAGGTGAAGATTGCAGGCTTTGTTCCCGGCAATTTTAACCAATCCTCCCATGTTTATTTTGTGCTTAACAAAAAATAA
- a CDS encoding acyl-CoA desaturase, whose product MYVILAFFVAHWYLSLFFQTFFLHRYAAHKAFTMSKATEKVFFVLTWIFQGSNYLSAYGYGVMHRMHHAFADTPEDPHSPTYDETIWKMMWKTKTIYSSICNGKLEVEERFTKGVPRWDVFDKFARSWVSRVFWGTIYVLIYMQFATVWWLWLLLPIQFLMSPVHGAIINWFAHKYGYVNFKVSDTSKNFLPFDFLMMGESYHNNHHKHGSRANFGGFRWHEIDPSYLVILLLDKTGVIHLNKRKEVKIGETRKAA is encoded by the coding sequence ATGTACGTCATTCTCGCTTTCTTTGTAGCACATTGGTATTTATCATTGTTCTTTCAGACCTTCTTTTTGCACAGATATGCTGCGCACAAAGCATTCACCATGTCTAAGGCTACCGAAAAGGTGTTCTTTGTACTGACCTGGATTTTCCAGGGTTCTAATTATCTGAGTGCTTACGGTTATGGAGTGATGCACCGCATGCACCATGCTTTTGCAGATACTCCGGAAGATCCCCACTCTCCTACTTATGACGAGACCATCTGGAAGATGATGTGGAAAACCAAGACCATTTATTCATCCATCTGTAATGGTAAACTTGAAGTAGAAGAAAGGTTCACCAAAGGAGTACCCCGTTGGGATGTGTTTGATAAATTTGCCCGTTCCTGGGTTTCCCGTGTATTTTGGGGTACCATCTACGTCCTGATCTATATGCAGTTTGCTACCGTATGGTGGTTGTGGCTATTGTTGCCTATCCAATTCCTGATGTCCCCAGTACATGGAGCAATCATCAACTGGTTTGCCCATAAGTATGGCTATGTCAACTTCAAAGTAAGTGATACTTCTAAGAACTTCCTGCCGTTTGACTTTCTGATGATGGGCGAAAGCTATCACAATAACCACCACAAGCATGGTTCAAGAGCTAACTTTGGTGGTTTTCGCTGGCACGAGATAGACCCTTCTTACCTGGTGATCCTGCTGCTTGACAAAACAGGCGTGATCCATCTGAATAAGCGCAAAGAGGTAAAGATCGGAGAAACGCGAAAAGCCGCATAA